In Paraburkholderia terrae, a genomic segment contains:
- a CDS encoding enoyl-CoA hydratase: MSTEVPAVRGASARQSKMEVIETNTGPAAGGVNADSGKGTSDSDTYETIKIDRRERVGLITLYRPKQLNALNVQMSREVLAALSAFDKDEGIGAIVITGNARAFAAGADIEEMAGKTFAEWHANDLFAEWDRIRTISKPIIAAVGGYALGGGCELAMACDFIIAADDAQFGQPEIKLGILPGIGGSQRLARAVGKSLAMDLILTGRNLRADEAYAAGLVARVVPSTELLQTALEAAHTIAGYNLPAVRLAKEAVNRAFETPLNEGVLHERRLFHAAFATEGQKEGMFAFLAKRAPVFRHR, encoded by the coding sequence ATGTCGACCGAAGTTCCCGCAGTACGTGGCGCATCCGCCAGGCAAAGCAAAATGGAAGTGATCGAAACGAATACCGGACCCGCTGCTGGGGGCGTGAATGCAGATAGCGGTAAAGGCACATCGGATAGCGATACGTACGAAACCATCAAGATCGATCGAAGAGAGCGCGTTGGACTCATCACGCTATATCGTCCAAAGCAGTTGAATGCGCTCAACGTGCAGATGTCGCGCGAAGTGCTCGCAGCGTTGAGCGCGTTTGACAAAGACGAAGGAATTGGCGCGATCGTCATCACGGGCAATGCGCGTGCGTTTGCGGCAGGTGCCGACATCGAGGAAATGGCCGGGAAGACCTTTGCCGAATGGCACGCGAACGACCTTTTCGCCGAGTGGGACCGCATTCGAACGATCTCGAAACCGATCATCGCGGCGGTTGGCGGCTATGCGCTGGGCGGCGGATGCGAGCTGGCGATGGCATGCGACTTTATCATCGCGGCCGATGATGCCCAATTCGGGCAACCGGAGATCAAGCTCGGGATCTTGCCCGGTATTGGCGGTTCTCAGCGTTTGGCCCGCGCCGTTGGCAAGTCGCTGGCAATGGACCTGATTCTCACCGGCAGAAACTTGCGTGCCGACGAGGCATATGCAGCCGGCCTCGTGGCGCGGGTGGTTCCGTCAACCGAGTTACTGCAAACCGCGCTGGAGGCGGCGCATACCATCGCTGGGTACAACCTGCCTGCGGTGCGGCTTGCGAAAGAGGCGGTCAATCGGGCGTTCGAGACGCCTCTGAATGAAGGTGTGCTGCACGAGCGCCGACTCTTTCACGCTGCGTTTGCCACCGAAGGACAAAAGGAAGGCATGTTTGCATTTCTCGCCAAGCGCGCTCCCGTCTTCCGCCATCGATAG
- a CDS encoding CaiB/BaiF CoA transferase family protein encodes MPENKTGVKKRLPLEGITVIDFSRVLSGPYCAMMLADLGARVIKIERVGTGDDTRAFGPFVDGESAYFMCFNRGKESIALDFKSPRDRELLDRLLDHADVVVENFRPGVMDRLGYGAEQLARTHPHIVYASISGFGHTGPYKDLPGYDTVVQAMGGVMSLTGWPGSQPARVGTALGDLGAALFAAIGILAGLYKRSRDAQGTHVDISMLDCQAALMETAFARFDVEGKVPSRFGDAHPSLAPFESFAAQDDRFIIAAGNDQLFLLMADAFGVPEVALDPRFLTNDLRVQNRPAMIEAIERITRTAPVSVWLDKLNEAGVPCGPINTIDKVIEHPQLLSRNMFIHVQGESERKVKTAGNPIKMSTSPDEDVTVVRRAPAVDEHREAILAELMASSGAYASQADSQSDDSEPKRSANLAA; translated from the coding sequence GTGCCTGAGAACAAGACTGGGGTAAAGAAGCGTTTGCCCCTTGAAGGAATCACCGTTATCGATTTCTCGCGTGTGCTGTCGGGTCCCTATTGCGCGATGATGCTTGCCGATCTGGGCGCGCGCGTCATCAAGATCGAACGTGTGGGTACGGGAGACGACACGCGTGCGTTCGGCCCGTTCGTCGACGGGGAGTCGGCGTACTTCATGTGCTTCAACCGCGGAAAGGAAAGTATCGCGCTTGATTTCAAATCTCCACGTGACCGCGAACTGCTCGACCGGTTGCTGGATCACGCCGACGTCGTGGTCGAAAACTTTCGGCCCGGCGTGATGGACCGGCTTGGCTACGGCGCGGAGCAGCTGGCAAGAACGCACCCGCATATCGTCTATGCGTCGATTTCGGGCTTCGGCCATACCGGGCCGTACAAGGATTTGCCTGGCTATGACACGGTGGTGCAGGCGATGGGCGGCGTCATGAGCCTGACAGGTTGGCCCGGATCGCAGCCCGCACGTGTGGGCACGGCGCTGGGCGATCTCGGCGCCGCGCTTTTTGCCGCGATCGGCATTCTCGCAGGGCTTTACAAGCGCTCGCGGGATGCGCAGGGCACGCACGTGGATATCTCGATGCTCGATTGCCAAGCCGCGTTGATGGAAACCGCGTTTGCCCGGTTCGACGTGGAAGGCAAGGTGCCATCCCGGTTCGGTGACGCGCATCCGTCGCTGGCGCCATTCGAAAGTTTCGCGGCGCAGGATGATCGATTCATCATTGCTGCGGGCAACGACCAGCTCTTTCTGTTGATGGCGGATGCCTTCGGCGTGCCGGAAGTGGCACTCGACCCGCGATTCCTCACCAACGATCTTCGCGTCCAGAACCGGCCCGCGATGATCGAGGCGATCGAGCGCATCACCCGCACCGCACCCGTCAGCGTCTGGCTCGACAAGCTGAACGAGGCTGGCGTGCCATGTGGACCGATCAACACGATCGACAAGGTCATCGAACACCCGCAACTGCTCTCGCGCAACATGTTCATTCATGTCCAGGGCGAGTCGGAGCGGAAGGTAAAGACGGCCGGCAACCCAATCAAGATGAGTACTTCGCCCGATGAGGATGTGACGGTGGTCAGGAGAGCGCCGGCGGTGGACGAGCACCGGGAGGCGATTCTGGCCGAATTGATGGCTTCGTCGGGCGCCTACGCGTCGCAGGCTGATTCGCAATCAGATGACAGTGAACCGAAGCGCTCCGCAAATCTCGCAGCATGA